ttcggataaacAAGATTCCTCTGTAATTGAGGTTGtaagactgatccttgtggcatttcaTTAGTTAAgcctttccaacctgaaaaaggccCATTACAATCCCAACGCTGTTTTGTGTATTAACCAATCCTCAACCCATGCTATGAGATCTCTTACTCATCCTACCTTGATTCCAtgaggaccttatcaaatgctttagtaaagtccatgcagacaccCACTAATATATCCTCAATTgacatttttgaggaagtaaaaaaCAATTAAGTTTGAGAAACAAGACTTCTGCagacaaagccacactgactatccctaatatgTCTATTCTACTCCTGTGgttaaagaggatacaaaaattTCTTTCAAGGTCCCAGCAATCTCTTTGCCTCCCTTAGTATACTGGGAtcgatcccatcaggccctggggactcatattaaatgtttttcaagataccaaacacctcttcctttttaatagcaacctgcccctccctaatcttattatccacatccttctccttggtgaataacaatataaagtactcattaaggacttcACTCACTTTCTTTGACTCTGTGCATAAAGTCCCTCCTTTGACCTTGAATGGACCTACTCTTTGCTTAACTAGTCTCTTggtcttaaaacatataaaataccttggaattctctttaatcctacttgacaaggacatttcatgatcccttttaccttcctcctaatTCTTTAacttctttcctgcttcctttgcATTCCTCAAGGACCTTgcttgatttcagtttcctacaTCTGTTTCCTATCTCTTcttgactaaactttcaatatctcatcatccaaggttcctgaatcttgccgtccttatctttcatcctcgcAGGAACATGTCCTGAACtctggaaaaagactctcacatCATACTCAAAAAGCCATCCCATTCTAATTTCTCCAATTCCTACCTAATattgttgtaattagccttcctccaatttagcactttcactgtctgatttgtcatttttcaaaacagcctcAACTGTATCCgtctccatcacactctcaggcagtgcagtcCAGATCCAAACCATTCACgatgtaaaaatatttttcatgtcACCATTGGCTTTCCTGCCactgggtattgtgtaatgagagaaGATTAACTAGCAACACTGTGGTGTGAGATCTTGTGAGGAAGAGTAACCGTAACATAGTAGagttcttcattaagatggagagcgATACAGTTAACTCTGAGACTAGGATTCTGAACTTGAAGAAAGCtaactttgatggtatgaggcatggCTAGGATAAGCTGACCAAGGATACTTAATGGGTTGATGGTGGACAGagaatggcaaacatttaaagaataCATGGATGAACATCAACAATTTTACATTCCTAACTGACGTAAAACAGGGAAGGTTGcttaaccatggctaacaagaAAAATCTGGGATAGTGCTAAAGCTAAAGAAGAGGCatataaattggccagaaaaagcagcaaatctgaggactgggagaaatttaaaattcagaggAGGACAAAGAATTTAATTcggaatgagaaaataaaatataaaagcttGCATAAAAACAGACTGCTAAAGCATCTATAGATGTCATCATCACAAaaaccctatagtgtggaaacaagtccacaccgaccctctgaagagtaacccacccagattccaTCCCCTACCCTACTGCTCTAGATTTACCACATGACCCATGCCCCtactctacacatccctgaacattatgggcaatttagtacaacGAATTCACCTAaggtgtacatctttggattgtggggggaaatcggagcacccagaggaaacccacagggagaatgtgcaaattccacacagatagttgcccaaagttggaatcgaatccgggtccctggtaccgtgaggcagcagtgctaaccactgaaccactatgccacccttatgtgaagagaaaaagaccgGTGAAGACAAACATAGATTCCTTACAACTggaatcaggtgaattcataatggacaacataatggcagaccagttgaacaaatactttggatttGTCTTCACTAAGGCATACTCAAATAACCTTCTGGAAATGCTAGGGGACAGAAttcaagcatgaaggaggaactgaaggaaatctttattagtcaggaaatggtattggagaAACTTATCGTATTAAAACCCGATaattccccagggcctgatgctctgcatcccagagtatttAATGAAGTGGTCCTAGAAATAGCGGACACATTGGTgataattttccagcatttttaaaaataggattaCACTAGCTACCCTCCAGTTCAttagagggtagctaatgtaatcccatttttaaaaaaaaggatggagagaaaatggagaaTTATAGGCTGGTAAGCCTGACATTGCTAGtgtggaaaatgctggagtcaattattatGGATGTAATAACTGTGATTTGGAAAGTATTGACAGGATCGGTTCAAGTCAGCataggaaaatcatgcttgacagatCTTCTGAAATTGTTTCAGGATGTGACTAGTAGAGTGGATAAAGGTGAATCAGTGATGTTgtgtacttggactttcagaagacttCTGACAAGGTTGGACACAAGATTTTTGTAataaaaattaaagctcatggtatcagaggtaatgtattgatgtggatagagaacaggatggcaggcagtgacgagtggggtgccgcagggttcagtgctgggatctcagctgttcacaatatacattaatgatttggacaaaggaattgaatgcaatatctctaaatttgctgatgaaactaAGCTGGGTGACAGTTTGTGCTGTGGGAAGTacgctaagaggctgcagggtggacaaactggctgagtgggcaaacacTTGATGAatacaatataatgtggataagtatgAGGTTATTCACTTAGGTGGCAAAAACAAAGTCAGATTAACTAAAAGGTTTAGAAAAGgttgaggtgcaacaagacctgggtatcATGGagagactgaaggttggcatgaaGGAACAGCAGGTAGTAAGGAAAGCCAatggcatgcttcccttcataGGAAGAGGATTTGAATATGAGTGGGAATGACTTGCTGCAGTTATAATGGGCCTTGGCAAGGCTACACATCGAGtaatatgtacagttttggtctcctagtctgaggaaagacatttttGCTATTGAGGGTGTTAGCAGGCTACTTCACAGGGAGAGACAGGGGAACCAGTCTTAGATACACTCCTGAAAATGAGATGTTAGCCAGGAGGCTACAGACAGATAGAGGTACCAGTCGCTGACAGGGGTTGGGaatgctctgtgtaaaaaaaaatctgttgacaCACAGGGGAAAACAGCTTGTGAACTGAGAATGACCGGAATCCAGGTACTGCTTGGTACCAACTAtattctgcagaaaaaaaaagtaggaAAGATGAGGTAATGCAGAAGCCTTATTTGGACAAGGGGCAATGAGGTAATGCTACCTAGGTCCCTGATCTGGAAACCATATGCAATGAACAGATGAGCCTGAGCCAATGGGGAAAAGACGCTATGACTCGAGAGAGATAAAGGGAAAGGATAAAAGGCGACCCTGGAGGCAGAGGCTCCAGAGACCCACCATTGCAGAAGTAAATCCTACACCAGGGATGtggaggggagagaaagagagagcgcgagagcgagagagagaatgtcagGGGACTTgagtgggtgtatgaataggttTTTAATACCATTTGTGGGAAATATACAAGTTTTAATTTGTAATAGAATAGGTAAGAAATAAGTGCAGGGTATAATACATTAATAAAGGCATTTGTGAAGTTGTAAGAATTGACTCTTCTCCTCTCTGTCCACACTAGCAGCTGCAGCTGGCGATTGCTGAACTCAATCAGGCATCAACATGGGAATCCAGCGAaggctcaccagactgattcctgggatggcaggaccaacatatgaggaaagactggactGACTGGGCTTGTAATTgctggaatttataagaatgagggggaatctcacagaaacatacaaATCCTGATCGGAATCAACATGCTAGATGTatgaagaatgttcccgatgttggagAAGTCCGAAactaagggtcacagtctaagaataaggggtaagccattcagggctgagataacaaagaatttcttcactcagagagctgtgaacctgtggaactttctaccacagaaagctgtttgggccagttcattagatatattcaagggggaattggatgtggcccttgcagctatATGGTATGGAGCGAAaacaggaatgggatactgaaattgcatgatcagccatgatcatactgaatggtggtgcaggctggtacggttgaatggcccactcctacgtctattttctatgtttctatgtctacGTTTACCTTAAACCAGTGTCCTCTACTTCTTGGTCTTTCTGTCAATGGGATAGTTTAACTATCTAATCTGTCCAGAACCCTCATGATTTCAAATCACCTTTTAACATCCCTTGAAGGACAAcaagctcagcttctccaatctctccAGACAACTGAAGTCCCTTATCCCTGAAACCATTTACATAATAcatttctgcatctttccaaaatcctTTTACATCCGTCCTAAATTGCAGTGCCCTGATTTAGATAATACTTCAGTAGTTGTGGCATAACCAGTGTTTCCAACAAGTCATTTCCTTACTTTTATTCTCTATGCCATTACTTATAAAGCTCAAGATcccaaatgcttttttaaaaaccatttttcAACCTGCTCCTTAAAGATTTGAGCAGATTTACTCCTAGAAACCACTGCAGAGAAACTTGTTAAACCGCCAGTCACTTAAGAGGGAGTTTGTGCTTCAAAGTTTAGTCAGACTCAAGTTGAGCTGACCCACACAATTCAGGTCAGAACATAACAGTTCTCCTCCAGCCTGATAAGGTAATGTTATTACTCCGAATTTGGAGCCTTTTAAATAGCTTTATGCCAAATTAAGCGGATGTGCTGGCAACTTTGTGAAATACAGTAAAAATAATTTTGACTTTACAGCATTTATGGTGTATAAACATTTATgtatttgttcatttttcctaAACATATTTACTATTTTTGCACGAATGAATAAGCACTCACCGCCTCTCAGGGATTTCTTGTCAGATTTGGGTTTTGCTGCACTCAATGTACTGGATTCTGACTCCTGATGTTAAACACAATGACATAATTAGTACAGTGTTATAAACAGTCTGTCTAGATTAGGTAGTGTTGATAACAAATACCACACTCAAAATAATCCTCAACAGAAATCTGGAGGTTCAGACTAATACCCTGGCACCAGGGGTTTAAAACTTATCACAGCAGCttgtagaatttcaaattaattaataaatctggatttGAAAGTTAGTCTCAGTAATAATCAGGCTTAGGCTTGGACTTGGGCAAgaaacttgtgggcggcacggtggcacagtggttagcactgctgcctcacagcgccagagacccgggcctgtttccacactgtaagtaatctaatctaatctaatctaaacattcatgccgttcaagtgccagacaatgactatctctaACAAGGGATCTTTAATGGCACTATCATTACTGAATCCCCGTGTCAACATCCTCGggattatcattgatcagaaacagactagccacataaatacagacTAGCCACAATCACAGATCAGGGGCTAGAAAggaactcacctcttgactcctcaaAAGCTATTCAcgatctacaagacacaagtcagggcgtgatgaatactctccacttgctggaCAAGTGCAACTCCATCAGGGTTTAAGAAGTTCCTCACCATACAGCTTAATGCATTGCCCTTAATTTGCACCCCATCCACTATTTTCAAATTCACTCCCATCACACTAATGCACAAAGGCAGCAGTGttcactgcaacaactcaccaagagtccattgacagcaccttccaacgcTCTGAATATAACACTTTGAAAGACACGGTCAGCAAATGCATGGGATTGCAACATTGCAAGCTCCCTTCTCAGCCAaccactatcctgacttggaaatatattgacattccttcactattgctcgATCAGGATCCctggattccctccctaacagcgcAATGGATGTACTTACCCCCATGGGCTGCAGTAATTCAAAAATTTAGTTtatcgtcaccttctcaaaagcaattaatGGAGGGCAATAAACTCTGGCCTAGCCAttgactcccacatcccacaaatgaatgaaaaaatccatctggttcgcTCATGCCCTTTGGGAAAGGAATCTTATCTCCTTACCTAGACTAGTGTACATGTGACTGTTGtacaacatggttgactcttaattatctCTATAATAACCCAACAAGCCACTTAATCCAAGGGCACTTAGGAATGAACAAATGCTGGCCATGCCAGCATTACCCAAACACCATGAAATAATAAATAGTCACGACAAAACATAAGAATCATATTACAGGATGCAAGTTGGTTCTCTTCCGGAAACTCTTTCCTTCTTGCATATTCTCCCATGCCTcgattttctctctcctcttctcttcttcaatctgaacaaaacaaaaggaaCTTCACACATAAGTCAGTTATCACAAAAGTCAATTCATCCTTATTTTCTTACACTTTGCCTCTATTTACAATAGGCACATTTTAACACTGTATTGGCTCACACTCTTGTTCAGTAAATGATGTATCTAACCCTTCAGTTTCTCCATACCCATCACTGTCTCTCTTTTGACTGCACATTTCCCTCAAGGTATTCCCCCCAAAACAATCCTGACTGACACTTATCCCAATAAATATACTTGTGCCTGGTAGCCCATCTGCCAACTCCATTAACCTCATGTAATTTACAATTCACTTTGCTTGCTAATCCTCTGTGAATTattgaatcttccagctcaggaGGCCACTTGGCCGACCGTGACCATGCTGGTTCTCAAAGACGTCTCAAATTGATCCTGATCCTCTGTTCTTTCTCCAGAACACACTAACCTTTCTCTTTTCCATCTAATTTAGCTTTGAAAATTCCAATTGATTCTGTTTAAACCAGTCATGCAGGTATTGCATTCCAACATTCCATTGCTCAACGACATGCTGTTAAATAAAGCTTTTCTTCAGTATCCCTGTGAGTCTAATTAACTTTCTTATGTCTTGCtgtcctgcagtgtggaaatactTTTTTGTCTTGGTACAGTTTGAAATTATATTTCCCATATTGACATCAAAATCATCAATTGACAATaggtgtacacagttaaaaatcacacacaacgccaggttatagtccaagaggtttaattggaagcactgctccttcaacaggtggttgtggagtacacaattgtgaatatagaatatagaatatagaagaatatagcgcagtacaggccctttggccctcgatgttgcgccgacccaagcccacctaacctatactaacccactatcctccatatacctatccaatgcccgcttaaatgcccataaagagggagagtccaccactgctactggcagggcattccatgaacttacgactcgctgagtgaagaacctacccctaacttcagtcctatatctaccaccacttaatttaaagctatgcccccttgtaataccagACTCCATAcgtgggaaaaggttcacactgtcaaccctatctaaccccctaatcatcttgtacacctcaatcaagtcacccctaaaccttcttttctctaatgaaaacagccccaagtgtctcagtctttcctcatacgatcttccttccataccaggcaacatcctggtaaacctcctctgcacccgttccagtgcctccacatccttcctatagtatggcgaccaaaactgcacacaatattccagatgcggccgcaccagagtcttatacaactgcatcatgacctcaggactccggaactcaattcctctaccaataaaagccagtacgccatatgccttcctcaccgcactatttacctgggtggcaacttccagagatctgtgtacatggacaccaagatccctctgctcatccacactaccaagtataagggcgcaggctcagagggccgatgtgtctactcatgcactgtgtagatctttgtggtaaacctccctccgactttccacatcaaacactggtaTGACAGGGTTCGTGTATATTTGGATATTAAGTGAGGCTTCTTCGACATGgtcctcatcaaactctcccaggacagttacGAGATCGTGTTAGATACAGATAATACCTTCctgacactatccccatcaaataatATGTGATATGAATAAAACGGCGTTGGATACAAAGTAATACACGACTAGAGGTCCCCCACCAaaattcccagaacagggacagcattggGTCAGATATGCATTAAATCTTCTTGTCCACCGTCCCTATCAAATACTCCCAAGGCTGGAACAATATGGGTTTAGATACACAGCAGAGCTGCCTCTATACTGTTCCCATCTAACAAACCCATTACAGGGTTAGGAGGGGGTTAAAGGCAGAGGAAatctctctctgtactgtccctcaTTCATCACTCCAATTACTGGGACAGAATGTGACTACGTACAGAGTGAAAAtgtctcgacactgtcctcatcaaactctgCGAGAACAGGGAGAGAACGAGGATTGATACAGCATAAACAGTGCTCTGCACTGTGCTCAGTAAAAACTCCCAGGGTTCATACAGGACCTGGTTAAATACAGAGAAGAGCTCTTTCGACAAGGTCCACATCAAATACTCCAAGGACTGGGACAGTATGACAAGAGATGCAGAGAAAAGTTATTTTAACACTGTCtacatcaaacactccaaggatACGGACAGCACaccctaatttaagactgagtagaggaggaatttcttttctcacacaGTTTGAGTTCTTTGTACCTCCTTCCAACACAgaacttgtgtatgtttaaatctGATATCGATTCTTGATCCAGTAAGGGAATCCAGTGTGTTGGAAAAAGTGCAAGAAAGTGGGTTTGAGGTCTGTAAAAATAGCCAAGATCCTTTGGAATGGCACAACAGGGTCGAGGGGCCAGACCGACCATTCcagctcttattttctttttgttgcctTATGTACACCTCATAATCATACTGCTCACTATTGGGTATGATGTGAAAATAGTTGCATCTATCCACTCTACCATGCTGTTTTTCTGAGTCTCCACCTAATAAAGGCACTCCAATCCCACAACACTACTCAGATCACAGTTGCaaagctgtgaacagttttatacCTCTGATATCAGGAAAGGTGTTCTGGCATTCAATGCAGTGCAGTGAGGATTCGCTAGAATGACAGTGGGTGTGGAGGGACACTCTTACGAGGAAAGCTTGAGTAAGTTGTGCTTCTGCTCATTGGCAAAtagaaagtttgttgtttttctttccctgcCTAAGAAATGAAggacttgccacagagagagtgcagcagacaGTCACGAGGCTGATGCTAAAGATGTCGAGGATGACGTCTGAGGACAGATTACATCTTTTAGGGAattgactggaattcagaagaactcgaagagatctgatttaaaataatgcaactgCAACAGATCTGTACAGAATAGGTGCAAGGAGGATATTCTTCATGCTTGGATACTCCAAATTCATGGTGAAAGTCGCaagatgttggccaagtcacatcgaACACCAgactcgtttctgttctcaaGTATATCAATGTTTGATTTGGACAGAACACGAAAGTGTATTCATTCTTACAGTCCTGCTTTTCATAAATGTTCGTAATTAATCTGAAGATGAAAGTGGCCCATTGGATTATTTATGTCGAtctcactcttgccttggagtctacttttccaagccacacatcctaagtcatgcctcaccgcatcataatttccctgaccccagctataactcttgccctgtagtacacacttatccctctccatcacgagagtaaaaatcaccgaattatggtcactatccccaaagtgctcacctacctctaattctaacacctggcctggttcgttacccagaaccaaatccagtatggcctcacctcttgttggcctgtctacatattgtgtcaggaaactctcctgcacacattgaacaaacactgtaagacagaatttatagcaaaagtttacagtgtgatgtaactgaaattatacactgaaaaaactttgattgtttgttaagtctctcatctgttagaaaccacacagacacacacactcctacactctcatatgcaccctctcacagacttagactcctttacacacacacacctacaaccccccaccccacacgtttgtggggtgaacttgtacttgcagagttacattgtactttgctcaaaaactgcatgaatccatgtaagactcttaactcattttttagattagaatcggtCTAAACAGAAgatctgatgaggaaaggctgagagacttgaacctgttctcactgGCAAGGCGGCGgtgaagaggggatttgatacagacatacaagatgatcagaggattagatagggtagacagtgaaagtctttttcctaggatgatgacttcagcgtgtacgagggggcataactacaaattgaggggtgatagatttaagatagatgtcagaggcaggttctttacgcagagagtggtaagggcgtggaatgccctacctgctaatgtagtcaactcagccacattagggagatttaaacaatccttagataagcacatggatgattttgggatagtgtagggggatgagctgagaatagttcacaggtcggcgcagcattgagggccaaagggcctattctacgctgtattgttctgtgttctatgttctaaacattatggcacagacaacagcacacagggggctaataccttcaacTCATTATCtaggctgacaccaattgttaaagtagggtggctcagtggttagcactgctgcctcacagcacgagggtcccaggttcgattccggcctcaggtgactgtgtgtggagtttgcacattctcccagtgtctgtgtgggtttcctctgggtgctccggtttcctaccacagtccaaagatgtgcaggtcaggcgaattggccatgctaaattgcccatagtgttaggtgcattggttggagtgaaatgggtctggatcggttactcttcggaaggtcaatgtggactggttgggccgaagggcctgtttccacactgtagggaatctaatcttaaactgagaatataacttttaaaaatagttttgtgatttacatatgaaagtagtgaaactatcatggtcgtTCTAACAGATGGGAGACTtaacaattaaggtatttttcaatgtataatttcagttacatcacactgtaaacttttgctataaattctgtgtcttacaattgtgtactccacaaccacctgatgaaggagcagtgctcccaattacacctgttggactataacctggtcttgtgatatttaactttgtacaccccagtccaacaccggcatctccaaatcaggtggTAACATTGTGATCAGCTAATTTGCTGCAGTCTTACTTCTTTCTGCTTTTCTCGGTATTTTGCTGCCTGGGCATCCAGCTCCTGTTGCATCCGATTGCGAGCAGCATCCATTGCTTCCTGGCGCCTCATAATTAATGATGGTTCTAATTTCAAACAGAATAAAACCATTCCATAAGCAGCGCACTTTTCTTTGTtcaatgaaataatttattttttaaaattcttcaagaTTTTTTTGGCAATGGAAATTTCATGACTGCTTTTGTAACCGTCAACCACTATTAGGAATAGGTAATTTCTGGCAACTTTAAATAGAAATCAAGAATAATTGAGAATGACGATGACTCAATTTAACTATCCAAGACAGACTGAAAACCTCTTGCCTTCACTCCAGATTAGATTAGTTAGTGAACACTGTGCTAAATGTGGAAGTCTATTTCATAACTGGTCACTGTGCCAACACAATAGAATTAAGGGCTAAAGGAAAACTCAAAATAAAAAATGGAATTAATTCATTGGGTCCTGGATATCTAGCTTTTGTCTCCATTTCTTTGTCACAGTTATTTACTGACACTGAATCAAGTTTGCTCTTCCCTTGATTTATTTTACTGAGATACCTGATATGTTATCCTCATGCTCGACTGTGATATAAAgaacaaatgaacaaagaaaattacagcaatgtgttccaggcacccaccaccctctgcgtaaagaacttaccATGCAtatttcccctaaacctttcccctctcactctgaactcGTGACTCCTAGTAATTCAGTtccacactctgggaaaaagcttcttgctatccaccctgtcatgattttgtcaacctcaatcaggTGTCccccaacctctgtctttctaatgaaaataatcctaatctactcaacctctcttcatagctagcaccctccataccaggcaacatcctggtgaacttcctctgcaccctctccaaagcatccacatccttttggtaatgtcgcaaccagaactgtatgcagtggTGACCAATGCAAAGCAGGTATTCAGTACACGTGTCATTAAGTACTTTGAACATCAGCAGTTTTCACATGTAATTTTATCTTTTGACTGCTCTGCCCACATATCAATGTTCCGTTTCACCCCTCCAAAACTCAGCATTACTGTATGAACTATATGAAAATAGATCATTGGCATCTAGAAgctggccatgatcttattaaatggtggagcaatcaGATTACTTCACATTTCCAGCTAGCCACAAATCTTTTACCCTCGTGAATCAAAAATGGTCCTACCCGTCTTTAAAAAAATATGCCATGACTGCTTCCATTACCTGTTGAGGAACAAGTTCCAAAGTCACTTACCCTTAAAGAAAAACTTCTCATCTTTTAAACAGGTGACCtctgatttttaaatagtgatccCTACTTATacattctcccataagaggaagcatcctttccacaACCGCCCTGTCAAGACCACTCAGGATACTGCACGTTGCATTAAGTTGTCtcttacttttctaaactccagtgaacacaagTGCAgctaacttttcttcataagataacccCACCAATTGCAATATTAGCCTTGTaaaaccttctttgaactaccTTCaactcaggttgtaagtttgctcactgaggtgGTAAATGTGTTCTCAGACTTTTCAACACCatgctaggtagcatcatcagtgaacctccgatgaagcgctggtgttttCTCCCGCTTGGTACGTATGTGTCTTGATCTgatgtggtgggtgatatcacttccggttctttttctgagaggttggtaaatgggtccaaaccgatatgtttgttaatagagttccggttTCAATGCCAGACCTCTATGAATTCTCAtgagtgtctttgtttagcctgtcccaagatGGATGTATTATTGCAGTTGACCTGGTGTCTCTCTTCATCTGTGATAgttgctcatgtatcctggtggttagtttcctgcctgtttgtttAAAGTGACGTTTGTTGCAGTAcgtgcagggtattttgtataggACATTccttctgctggttgttggtacagggttcTTTAAATTTGTCAGGAGCTGtgtcagtgtggtggtaggtttgtgggctaccatgatgtcttggggtttgagtagtctggtcgtcatctccgagatgtctttaagGTAT
The window above is part of the Chiloscyllium plagiosum isolate BGI_BamShark_2017 chromosome 36, ASM401019v2, whole genome shotgun sequence genome. Proteins encoded here:
- the selenos gene encoding selenoprotein S isoform X2, which gives rise to MEELKAATVMQVLNILSEYGWYILFSCIAVYYMLQRINGVLQSRSHKRTQTSEAQLEPSLIMRRQEAMDAARNRMQQELDAQAAKYREKQKEIEEEKRREKIEAWENMQEGKSFRKRTNLHPESESSTLSAAKPKSDKKSLRGGFNPLTGDGGGSCSWRPGRRGPSTGA
- the selenos gene encoding selenoprotein S isoform X1, whose protein sequence is MEELKAATGLMQVLNILSEYGWYILFSCIAVYYMLQRINGVLQSRSHKRTQTSEAQLEPSLIMRRQEAMDAARNRMQQELDAQAAKYREKQKEIEEEKRREKIEAWENMQEGKSFRKRTNLHPESESSTLSAAKPKSDKKSLRGGFNPLTGDGGGSCSWRPGRRGPSTGA